One segment of Podarcis muralis chromosome 17, rPodMur119.hap1.1, whole genome shotgun sequence DNA contains the following:
- the LOC114588003 gene encoding taste receptor type 2 member 8-like, translating to MSTFLELFGFILLVIETLIGMVGNGFIAIINFIDWFSSRKLSPADMILSCLGSFRFAFHAIGIQNAILLLFFRDIFQMRSVQIAYSASWTFVNTANLWFAALLSILYCVKIANFSHPLFLQMKRRFPGLLPWLLLGTVVFSAITTTIKAIMTIRLMSECKTFESLLSNNTDSEMKTSDFCKHSILLYVVPEFFPFIIFLFSSILLLASLWRHKNLLQNSARDVSTEVHLNAIKALASFSILYVSSFFVERMAVLFSWNGMQGIGMHLFLTNVVVAYSSGHAIILIIINPKLKQESVKMLHQLKC from the coding sequence ATGTCTACCTTCTTAGAATTGTTTGGCTTCATTCTTCTGGTTATTGAAACCCTCATAGGAATGGTGGGGAATGGATTTATTGCTATCATTAACTTCATTGACTGGTTTAGCAGCAGAAAACTATCCCCAGCCGACATGATCCTGAGTTGTCTTGGCTCGTTCAGATTTGCATTTCATGCAATTGGTATACAGAATgcaattcttctcctttttttcagaGATATTTTTCAGATGAGGAGCGTACAAATTGCATACAGTGCCTCATGGACATTTGTTAATACTGCTAACCTTTGGTTTGCCGCTTTGCTCAGTATTTTGTACTGTGTAAAGATTGCCAATTTCTCCCACCCTCTCTTCCTGCAAATGAAGCGGAGATTCCCTGGGCTGTTGCCTTGGCTGCTTCTGGGGACTGTGGTCTTCTCTGCAATCACTACCACCATCAAGGCAATAATGACCATTAGACTCATGTCTGAATGCAAGACATTTGAATCACTTCTAAGCAATAACACTGACTCAGAAATGAAGACATCTGACTTTTGTAAGCATTCCATCCTTCTATATGTTGTTCCAGAGTTCTTTCCCTTCATtatatttttgttctcatccatcTTACTACTAGCTTCTCTGTGGAGGCACAAAAATCTTCTACAAAACAGTGCAAGGGATGTAAGCACAGAAGTTCACCTGAATGCCATCAAAGCTCTGGCTTCTTTCTCCATTCTCTATGTATCTAGCTTTTTTGTGGAAAGAATGGCAGTGCTCTTCTCTTGGAATGGCATGCAAGGCATTGGGATGCACCTTTTTCTTACTAATGTGGTTGTTGCATATTCCTCTGGCCATGCCATTATCCTGATCATCATTAATCCCAAACTGAAACAGGAATCAGTCAAGATGCTACATCAACTAAAATGCTGA